In a genomic window of Hippoglossus stenolepis isolate QCI-W04-F060 chromosome 15, HSTE1.2, whole genome shotgun sequence:
- the aspa gene encoding aspartoacylase translates to MSSRNNGARFDEARRVAIFGGTHGNEMSGVTLVNLWVKNGAEIQRKRVDAKPFITNPRAVEKCTRYVDTDLNRAFTPENLSAPGGGDLPYEVQRAQEINRIFGPKGSPEAYDVIFDLHNTTSNMGCTLILESSKDHFNLQMMNYIKKAIAPASCLVLLNEHPLLKYSTSRSVAKHPVGLEVGPQPQGVLRSNIFEAMRVILKHALDFIELFNEGMEFPPCTVEVFRVLERIDYPRDANRNIIAMVHPNLQDGDWEPLNPGDPMFQTFDGKTIHYQGSGTVYPTFINEAAYYEKQQAFVTTRRETLVASATRKA, encoded by the exons ATGTCCTCCCGCAACAACGGCGCGCGCTTCGACGAGGCCCGGAGGGTGGCGATATTCGGCGGCACGCACGGCAACGAGATGTCCGGCGTGACGCTCGTGAACCTGTGGGTGAAGAACGGCGCCGAGATCCAGAGGAAGAGGGTGGACGCCAAACCCTTCATCACCAACCCGCGGGCCGTGGAGAAGTGCACCCGGTACGTGGACACGGACCTGAACCGAGCCTTCACCCCGGAGAACCTCAG TGCCCCCGGAGGAGGTGACTTGCCCTACGAGGTGCAGAGAGCCCAGGAGATCAACAGGATATTCGGACCCAAAGGAAGCCCGGAGGCCTACGATGTCATCTTTGACCTCCACAACACAACATCCAACATGGGCTGCACCCTGATCCTGGAAAGCTCCAAAGACCACTTCAATCTGCAGATGATGAACTACATCAAG AAAGCCATCGCTCCAGCGAGTTGTCTTGTTCTGCTGAATGAACATCCTCTTCTAAAGTATTCCACTTCACGCTCTGTGGCCAAGCACCCTGTTG GTCTGGAGGTGGGTCCTCAGCCTCAAGGTGTATTGAGGAGTAACATCTTTGAAGCTATGAGGGTGATACTGAAACATGCCCTGGACTTCATCGAACTGTTTAATGAAG gAATGGAGTTCCCTCCCTGCACGGTGGAAGTTTTCCGGGTCTTAGAGAGGATCGACTACCCCAGAGATGCCAACAGGAACATCATTGCCATGGTGCACCCCAATCTGCAG GACGGTGACTGGGAGCCGCTGAACCCCGGTGACCCGATGTTCCAAACGTTTGACGGGAAGACCATCCACTACCAGGGCTCCGGCACCGTCTATCCCACTTTTATTAACGAAGCGGCCTATTATGAAAAACAACAGGCCTTTGTGACCACCAGACGAGAAACCTTGGTAGCAAGTGCCACCAGAAAAGCATGA